tccgtgcggccagggttcgatcctcagcaccacatacaaacaaggatgttgtgtccgccgaaaactaaaaaataaatattaaaattcttaaggaaagaaaaaaaagaagactatGCCTAAACTTATAAGAAAAATACTAGCATGGGCTCCTTGgcacatgctgtaatcccagcagctcaggaggctgaggcaggaggatcacaagttcatagccagcctcagcaaaagagaggtgctgagcaactcagtgagatcctatctctttTATTTagaagatagggctggggatgtgactcagtggttgagtgccctgaattcaatccccagtatccaaaaaagaaaaatactatggggctggggttgtggctcagtggtagagcacttgcctagcatgagtgaggtactgggttcaattctcagcaccacatataaataaataaaggtccattgacaattaaaaataatatatatatataatttaaaacaataCTACCTTGATGGTTGTCCTTATGATCTTCTGACTGGTGGAATTTGTGATGGAGTTCACTAATGCCTGGACTTTGGGGGAACAAAATTCACTATCGGTACACAGGAAGAGCACCTGCCACCGCTTAGGAATGCCTGTGTTTGGCAAGGGCAGGGCTTCCTCTTTCTACACAGGCTGTAGATACAACTCTTCCATCCTCCACCTCCCAGAAAAGCACCAAGACTGCAATGGAGGTGGCACGCACATTTGCCACCATGTTCTCTGACATCACCTTCCGCCAGAAGCTCCTGAAGACCCGCACAGAGGAAGAATTCAAGGAGGCCTTGGTGCATCAGAGACAGCTGCTCACCATGGTGATGCCAGGAATGAAGGAATACAGCGTGTTTTCCCTTCATGCCCACAAACACCCGCAGGTACAGGGTACTGGTGGGTATAGGTGGGAGGGGGCCTGGGTTGGCCAGGGCTAACAAGCACTCTTCTCTTCTCCCTAGCCCCCAAAGTGCAAGGACTTTGTTCCTTTTGGGAAAGGTATCCGGGAAGACATCATGCGCAGGTTCCCTGTGTACCCACTGGATTTCACTGATGGTAGGTGGCTCCATAGCTCATCAGAGTTTATCAGGGACACATGGGTATCTGTCCTGCATCCCTAACAAACCCTCTGTCCATCCCCCTTTCCTAGGCATTATTGGGAAAAGCAAGGCTGTGGGCAAATATATCACTACCACCCTGTTCCTCTACTTCGCCTGTCTCCTGCCCACGATCGCTTTTGGGTCCCTCAATGATGAGAACACAAACGGGGCCATCGGTGAGGGGCAGGGGCTGGCCAGGGTGTGCTGGGCAGGGCCCTGGGCTATGGTGGACCCTGACCTCCCCACCTCTACAGATGTGCAGAAGACCATTGCTGGGCAGAGCATTGGAGGCCTGTTATATGCGCTCTTCTCTGGGCAGCCACTGGTGATACTGCTGACAACCGCACCCCTGGCCATCTACATCCAGGGTGCAGTGGGGGGTTGAGGCGGGAGATGGTGCCCAAGGTCCTGGGTCCCAGCTGGGCCCTGACTGCCCACCCTGCCCCACTACCTGCAGTGATCCGTGTCATCTGTGATGACTATGACCTGGACTTCAACTCTTTCTATGCATGGACGGGCCTGTGGAACAGTTTCTTCCTCGCACTGTATGCCTTCTTGAACCTCAGCCTGGTCATGAGTCTCTTCAGGAGGTGACTTATCCTTCCTGAGCAAAGGCCAGGGACCTGGGTCCTTATGCCAGCTTCCAAAGCCCTGTAATCCTGGGGTGGATGGAGTACCCCTATCTTTTTTGCTGCCTGAAGGAGCTGGGTTGGGCTCATTGGGCAATCTAAGGCCTGGTCCTCTATGTagagagtgggagagaagggTGATCTATATAGATGCTAAGGGAGGCCTCTCTCTGAACAATGCTCTTCATCTTACGAGGCACGTTGCTTCTGACAGATCCACAGAGGAGATCATTGCCCTCTTCATTTCCATCACATTCTTGCTGGATGCTGTCAAAGGCATGGTCAAAAGTGAGTGTGGAGCTGGTGGCCACCTGCTGCAGAGGAAGCTAGATGGAGATGGGAGGCTCTGGGTTGTGGCTACATTGGGCATAGCTAAGATTGTTCCTTCCCATGGTCAAGGACACTCTGGGATCCTTCATTGGCAGAGAGCAACAGACCCTGTGCTAGAGGGTGACAGGGTTTCCCCAGACAGGATCAGAAATAAGGACAGGCCTGACAGTGTCAGAGATGGAACAAGGACTGAGTATGGGGACAGTGGGTAGATGGGCAGGTCAGTGGTGTCCTGGTTGATATAAAATGCCAGAGCTCTCTACTGCTTCTCACCCACTCTACCTCTCCCCTCAGGAGCTTTCTACCTTCAAGGCCCCACTCTGTCCCTTCAGAGTCCCTACCTCTCTCTCATTTCCTCGTTCTCTCACTGGGAAGGTGGGCCCCAACCTTTCACAGCCCATATGACTAAGGCCTGTTGGCCCATTCTGCAGTTTTCTGGAAGTACTACTATGGTCACCACTACTATACAAAAAGGACTTCATCCTTAGTGAGTTTGTTGGGCATCAGTACCAACCTCAACACCAGCCTGCACACCACCCTCAATACCAGCTTCCTGGCCAGCCCTACAGAGCTGGCCATGACGGGAAGTCCCAGTGCTACACATTCAGGCCGGGCAACTGCAGTGCTCAGCCTCCTCATCATGCTGGGCACGCTTTGGTTGGGCTACACCCTCTACCAGTTCAAGAAAAGGTGAGGGGGACCTGGGGTGAGGGGAAGGGCCACATGGCCCCTGGGCCATGCTGATCTGCTGGCTGTCTGCAGCCCCTACCTGCACCAGTGTGTGCGCGAGACCCTGTCTGACTGTGCCCTACCCATCGCGGTGCTCACCTTCTCCCTCATCAGCTCCTATGGCTTCCAGGAAATCGAGAGTGAGTGGGGTCTTACATTAATTGGGGGTGGTATGGGCTTGCTGGGGCGGGGAGACTGCAGTCTGAGCAGGATCCTATCTCCTGCTACAGTGAGCAAGTTCCGCTACAATCCCAGTGAGAACCTATTTGAGATGGCAAAGATGCACTCACTATCCCTGAGGGCCATCAGCAGTGCCATGGGCCTTGGCTTCCTGCTCTCCCTCCTCTTCTTTATTGAGCAAAATCTGGTGGCTGCTTTGGTCAATGCACCTGAGAACAGGTATATAGGACCAGGAAGGGTGGGGAGAGTAAGTGCCCAGCCCTCTGAGAGCTAATGAGGTTTCTGTCTACATGTGTCCATATGCTAAAGGCTGGTTAAGGGCACTGCCTACCACTGGGACCTCCTGCTCCTTGCCATCATCAACACAGGGCTGTCACTGTTTGGGCTGCCCTGGATCCATGCTGCCTACCCCCACTCCCCATTGCACGTGCGAGCACTGGCTTTAGTGGAGGAGCGAGTGGAGAATGGGCATATCTACGAGACGTGAGTTTGAGAGTAGCTCCTAGAGAGCTGGGGAAAGAGCCATGTGGACtctggaggagggtggggagcCTTAGGCCATGTGAGCTAGGGAGGGATGGGGCCCAGAGGTACTGTAGCCCTGCATCCACATGTGGCCTGAGGTGAGCCATGTGGTCTTTTGGTTTGGGCCCCTGCAGGATTGTGAATGTGAAGGAGACGCGGCTGACATCGCTGGGTGCCAGTGTTCTGGTGGGCCTCTCCTTGCTGCTGCTGCCCTTCCCACTGCAGTGGATCCCCAAGCCTGTGCTCTATGGCCTTTTCCTCTATATTGCACTCACCTCCCTGGATGGCAACCAGCTCTTCTCGCGTGTGGCCCTGCTGCTTAAAGAGCAGGTAGGTACCTGGCCTTGGGAGGGAGGGTAGGGTTGGTGACATGGCCAATCCTGCCTACACCTGGTCACTGCCTGCAGACATCGTACCCACCCACACATTATATCCGGAGAGTGCCCCAGAGGAAGATCCACTACTTCACAGGCCTTCAGGTCCTGCAGCTGCTTCTGCTGTGTGCCTTCGGCATGAGCTCCCTGCCCTACATGAAAATGATCTTTCCCCTCATCATGATTGCCATGATCCCCATCCGGTATGGACAGCTGGAGTTGGGGTACTGGGCAAGAGGACTGATCTAGGGTTGGGACGTGGGTAGGCTGGGTAGTGCCCctactttcttttttctattcagGGCTTATCTTCCTGCCTGTTCTTCCTCTCCCCAGCTACAACCTGCTGCCCCGAATTATTGAAGCCAAATACTTGGATGCCATGGATGCTGAGCACAGGCCCTGATTGGCAGGCCCTGGCCATACCCACTTCATcaaccctccccaccctcccaggCTGGCTTTGTGGCTGTGTAGGTGTGGGGCCTGGGTTGTTTCTCTGCTGTGTTCTCACAGCTGTCAGGCCTGGGGAGCCTGGACATTGTGGGGGTTCAGTGTGTGTGCACTCACTCCTCCCCTCATTAGCCTTTAGCTTTGGGTCAGGAACAGGGCTCagggcagtttctgcccagggtgGGACTAAAAGCAGGGTGGATTTTCTTTTGATAAAAGAGTCATATGCCTGAAAGAGAAAGATTTCCTTGATTGTATAAGGAACTCGCTGTGTGCACATTAAAGAATAAAGCTCCTGTTTCTGTGCTTCTATGTACCACATCCTTCCTTGTTACTCCAACCAGATCTGGGGTGGGGAAACATGTCCTGTGTAAGTGGAATGAAGGGGTCTGATGTTGAGTACTACCTGTGGGCTGTCACTTCCAGCCCTGCATAGTGGACCTTGGCCCAACAGTGAAAACACGACCCTGTTGCCCAGCACAGTGGGGAAAATGCTCTAGGAATAACACGttccaggacccagaggggatagGAGGGGATAGGACTTCGGCCTTATCGGgtgctgtgcctagtgctacaggGGAGAGCATGGGCTGTACTGCTCCCTGCATAGGGCAGCGACAGAGGTACTGAGGAGAGAATGGCAGATTGGAAGACATGGGGAACGGTCTAATGGAAGGGAGAAAATGCCATGTTTCTGGCTTATTCATTTGGTGGATGGTCAAGGTCCATGACAGTGGCAGCCAGCAGAAGCGGTATGGATCTGAGTACCTGGGGGCAGCATCTGTGGCAGATGAACACCTGGCTCCCAGACTTCTCTCACATTACCTTGCAGTATTCTAGCTCAACAAATGTCCCCAAGGATGAAGGTATTTTGGACTTCAGTGACTGAAGAATTCCtgtaatccaattaaaaaaaaaaaaacaccccaacAGGACAGAAGAAGTAGCCCAAAAAGAAAATAGGAATGGCAAAGATGTTCAAACCCTTTGGTAGGGCTGGGAgtctagctcagtggcagagtgcttgcctagaacagtcaaggccctgtgttctgttcccagcactgcaaaacaaataAAACGCTTGGTAACCAAAGAAATACAAGCCAACAGAAATGCCACTTTACATTTGATGAGTTGTTAAAGGCCAAATTGGGTTGGATGCAGGGCATGTAGTCTGGTATAATTCTGCTCCAGGGTGGTGGTGATGGGCTTAGGTACAAGTATATCTTCCATAGTCCTATATGGGGATGGGTAGCTAAAGATAAAGCAAAGAAAACATAGTGTGCACCCAGGACAGAACTCTGAAGAAGCCAATCAGCAAATACCAGGGTGTCCTGCCCCAAACTCCATGTATCTACTATACACATGTGGTGTGTGATTCTACTTTGGGGGTCCCTTCCTCAGTAGCCTGGGTGTTCCCTGTAGGTAGGATCATATCCAGAATCACAGGCAAGGGACAGGCAGATCTCTAGCATCGCATACTTAAGACCCTGGCAGACATCACCCTCCCACTCTGAGACACCCAGGAGGATAGGTGAAGTGCTGGTACCTCCTGGGTAAACTACCTAGGTATGGCAGGCAAGAGGGAAGCGAAGCACTGCCCCAGGTCAGGGGAAGACAATGTTCTCAACGGCTGAGTCCAGCCCTGGGCCACCTTGCCAGGACTGAAGAACAAATGCTGGAGTAGAGACTCTCCAGAGCTGCCTGGGAGCACAAAACTTACCCTGGGAGTGGTCTACTAGGACTGAGGAGTACCGCCCCAACCTGCTTTCtgccctgacctgttttttttttttaaacatcctaGGGGTTGTATACCCTTCCTTATCAGAAAAAGGCCTGCAGGAAATGCAAGGCAGCCACCTGACACCCCCTAAGTCCCTCCCTGGGAATGGCTTCACCAGGGCACAGTGAGGGTCTGAGGCAGTTCTCCTGATGGACCTCTAGACCACAGGCAAAACTGGCATATGGCATATCACCCCAGTTGGGGTCAAAGATTCCATCCCTTCCCCACCAGGAAAATAACTTGGTATTACAATCAAGCCAACATCTCAACTGCTCAAATGTACAATAGTATAAAGTAAATATCCTGAACGTTCCCCACTGACCACCCCACAGTCCAGCAAAGACCACAGAGGCCAGCTGGCAGTGGTATCGACTGGTAGGTGGGTAGATAACACACATCCTGCAAGGAATGGCCAGTTCACAATTCATGACTCAAAAGAACACAAGCAGAGAAGATGTAACATGCAAGTCAGCAAAGGGTAGGCAAACATCCTTGACAGCGATGCCCTTGTCTCATCACCCACAAGGGGACTCAGAAGACATCAGCCTGGCAGGGTTCAAAGCAGGTGTAtctagtttattttggaaacaagTACCTTCCAGAATTTTTATTTCCCACATTTTAAGAACATTGAAGATTGTTTGGTTCTTTCCCAAACCCTCAATCCTGCCAAGGCCAGTTTTAGCACCTAAAGACTTCTCAGGATCCTAGGCCTAGAGATCACTGAATCCCAGATGGCCTAAGGGCAAGAGACTGGCATCAACTTGTTCAGAATTTCTCTAAGCAGTTAGCTGCTCTTTCAGACCAGGATAGGGAGATTGCCTTGACACCCCCAGCAAGAGGAAACCCTGAAGGAAGTACTTCCAGGGGTGCCTGCCTGATGGTGCAGGTTTAGGCTAGCCCTCCCCAGATCCCTGGCCTGAGTGGTCTCCTCCAGCCTCAGGAGGAGTCATGCTGCCAAAATACTTT
This region of Callospermophilus lateralis isolate mCalLat2 chromosome 3, mCalLat2.hap1, whole genome shotgun sequence genomic DNA includes:
- the Slc4a11 gene encoding solute carrier family 4 member 11, which codes for MSQNGYLEDSSEYFSAASLGCFKNDMEDTTEVREESLGDEAFDTVNSSIVSGESIRFFVNVNLEVQPSKSGGEETSGGCVLLHTSRKYLKLKNFGEEIRAHRDLDGFLAQASIILDETATSLDDVLRTMLSRFAQDPNHAEPDCNLDLLMAKLFTDAGAPMEGKVHLLSDTIQGVTATVTGVQYQQSWLCIICTMKALQKRHVCISRLVRPQNWGENSCEVRFVILVLAPPKMKSTKTAMEVARTFATMFSDITFRQKLLKTRTEEEFKEALVHQRQLLTMVMPGMKEYSVFSLHAHKHPQPPKCKDFVPFGKGIREDIMRRFPVYPLDFTDGIIGKSKAVGKYITTTLFLYFACLLPTIAFGSLNDENTNGAIDVQKTIAGQSIGGLLYALFSGQPLVILLTTAPLAIYIQVIRVICDDYDLDFNSFYAWTGLWNSFFLALYAFLNLSLVMSLFRRSTEEIIALFISITFLLDAVKGMVKIFWKYYYGHHYYTKRTSSLVSLLGISTNLNTSLHTTLNTSFLASPTELAMTGSPSATHSGRATAVLSLLIMLGTLWLGYTLYQFKKSPYLHQCVRETLSDCALPIAVLTFSLISSYGFQEIEMSKFRYNPSENLFEMAKMHSLSLRAISSAMGLGFLLSLLFFIEQNLVAALVNAPENRLVKGTAYHWDLLLLAIINTGLSLFGLPWIHAAYPHSPLHVRALALVEERVENGHIYETIVNVKETRLTSLGASVLVGLSLLLLPFPLQWIPKPVLYGLFLYIALTSLDGNQLFSRVALLLKEQTSYPPTHYIRRVPQRKIHYFTGLQVLQLLLLCAFGMSSLPYMKMIFPLIMIAMIPIRYNLLPRIIEAKYLDAMDAEHRP